A region of Thermoplasmata archaeon DNA encodes the following proteins:
- a CDS encoding NosD domain-containing protein, protein MHNRKFQAKKEGAMTSFLSGKEKNLSAKMVAWATMVLVVLSAFGLFTNYAEAATNGTLPTGTTHAPIQISSDADFTSANGVTGGSGTMSDPYIIEGWDIDAAGGSYGIWIRDTSAYFVIRNCNITSANNSANPPYGAGIELRNATHGLLENNTITNCQYGIYLDLADNNTIQYNDVSNNTFGIYLIVSSNNTITQNSAVFCSQNAIYMRLSHYNTVTYNNCSNNTYYSYGIYIDFANWNTISYNIACGSIYGGMYISSSNNNVISNNNFSENKKGSTFGTTGVGIYITSANYNTIDGNEISSNEMYGIYMQGAKWNTISNNTMFDNKKRAIYVNYYSDDNTIEHNTITGVPVSGITPDHYGIYIYDSDNTSVTNNNLSDYFYGMFICSASNNTVVENNVFSGGNWSIYLITDNNTIASNTISSGVVGIRVESSYNTIAGNIISTTKYGIYGVGLPSNNDLYENTINNANLTWSAGIYIENATNWNMVGNVVYDCFVGIQIVKSNNCTISQNNNVTNNSYYGIYLNVVCDTIIQSNQITKNIYGLYFETVNNTLVTQNGIKFNKYGIEVISYTSYSCNNTFSHNDISNNSGLDPEGNPTGKGISLMNAKGNVIDQNTINADVSYGVMLGYGSENNTVTNNKITNHTRGVYITSSNWNTLMYNNISYNSMYGVHLSSAKNNTITYNAFCNNTNYAISISSGSTDNIIHHNNFWGNNGAGKGASGNSQAADDAGGNKWYDTATNQGNYWSNWDGTGTYPIAGSAGASDSGPLAQPVPISETTPLAVFFLLSGALAILSMRKKRNNF, encoded by the coding sequence ATGCACAATAGAAAATTTCAAGCAAAGAAAGAAGGAGCTATGACTTCGTTCCTTTCCGGAAAGGAGAAGAACTTGTCTGCGAAAATGGTTGCTTGGGCAACGATGGTTCTCGTGGTTTTAAGTGCGTTCGGGCTCTTTACAAACTATGCAGAGGCAGCAACGAACGGAACCTTGCCAACAGGTACTACACATGCACCTATCCAAATCTCAAGCGATGCAGATTTCACATCTGCAAATGGAGTAACTGGAGGTTCAGGCACAATGAGCGACCCCTATATCATAGAGGGATGGGACATTGATGCTGCGGGTGGCTCGTATGGCATATGGATCCGTGACACCAGTGCCTACTTTGTGATAAGAAATTGTAACATAACCAGTGCTAACAACAGTGCAAATCCACCATACGGAGCAGGTATTGAACTTAGAAACGCAACTCATGGACTGCTGGAGAATAACACCATAACAAATTGTCAGTATGGCATTTACCTAGACCTTGCAGATAACAACACAATCCAGTATAACGATGTCTCAAACAATACATTTGGGATTTATCTGATTGTTTCTTCTAACAACACAATCACTCAAAACTCTGCAGTGTTTTGCAGTCAAAACGCGATTTACATGCGTCTTTCACATTACAACACAGTTACTTACAACAACTGCTCAAACAATACCTACTATTCTTATGGGATTTACATTGACTTCGCAAACTGGAACACAATCTCATATAACATTGCATGTGGTAGCATCTACGGCGGAATGTACATATCCTCTTCAAATAACAATGTAATCTCAAACAACAACTTTTCTGAAAACAAGAAGGGCAGTACTTTTGGCACCACTGGGGTAGGGATTTACATAACATCAGCTAACTACAACACAATAGACGGAAATGAGATTTCGTCAAATGAGATGTATGGAATCTACATGCAAGGAGCCAAGTGGAACACAATTTCAAACAACACAATGTTTGATAATAAAAAGAGAGCGATATATGTAAATTATTACTCTGATGATAATACAATCGAGCACAACACAATTACTGGAGTGCCAGTATCTGGTATCACACCGGACCACTATGGTATCTATATCTACGATTCGGACAATACCAGTGTAACCAACAACAATTTGAGTGACTACTTCTATGGAATGTTCATATGTTCCGCCAGCAACAACACGGTAGTTGAAAATAATGTCTTCTCTGGTGGAAACTGGTCAATATATCTGATAACAGACAACAACACAATTGCATCCAACACAATATCCAGTGGTGTCGTGGGCATCAGAGTGGAGAGCTCGTATAACACAATAGCTGGGAATATAATTTCTACAACCAAGTACGGAATATATGGTGTAGGACTACCAAGTAACAACGATTTGTATGAAAACACAATAAACAATGCAAATCTTACATGGAGTGCTGGCATCTACATTGAAAATGCCACTAACTGGAACATGGTGGGCAATGTGGTTTACGATTGTTTCGTGGGCATCCAAATAGTCAAATCAAATAACTGCACAATCTCTCAGAACAACAATGTAACCAACAACTCTTATTATGGCATATATCTCAATGTGGTGTGTGACACAATTATTCAGAGCAACCAGATTACCAAGAATATCTATGGGCTGTACTTTGAAACCGTAAATAACACTCTTGTAACCCAGAACGGTATCAAATTCAATAAATATGGAATTGAAGTCATATCCTACACATCCTATTCTTGCAACAACACATTTTCTCACAATGACATCTCCAATAACTCCGGATTGGACCCTGAAGGAAATCCAACTGGAAAGGGGATTTCACTCATGAACGCCAAAGGAAATGTGATTGACCAGAATACCATTAATGCAGATGTAAGTTATGGAGTGATGCTCGGATACGGTTCTGAAAATAACACAGTCACAAACAACAAAATCACAAACCACACAAGAGGAGTGTATATCACCTCAAGCAACTGGAATACACTGATGTACAACAACATCTCATACAATTCAATGTATGGAGTGCATCTGAGTTCTGCCAAAAACAACACAATCACATACAACGCTTTCTGTAACAACACAAACTATGCCATATCCATTAGTTCTGGCTCCACAGACAACATAATCCACCATAACAACTTCTGGGGAAACAATGGTGCAGGCAAGGGTGCATCTGGAAACAGTCAAGCAGCAGACGATGCTGGCGGAAACAAATGGTATGATACAGCAACCAACCAAGGCAATTACTGGAGCAATTGGGATGGCACTGGCACCTATCCAATAGCTGGCTCTGCAGGAGCAAGTGACAGTGGACCTCTCGCACAGCCCGTTCCAATCTCTGAGACCACTCCCCTGGCGGTGTTCTTCCTGCTCTCTGGTGCTCTGGCAATCCTTAGCATGAGGAAAAAGAGAAACAATTTCTAA
- a CDS encoding alpha-2-macroglobulin family protein — translation MVIEMVGRRKGKRYVLKKKVGILLAAVVIGTLGLLAINIDSIYLSTKPNLFVCFPERLISGYENSFIVKALAPDGKPLPNKMVEIEIKGASGEKVHWAGKTDKDGVLIPKISLAQIYGKGELVVQSEGYSISKTIVVDSNIRILITTDKPIYKPGDKMYVRVLAFNGNVPLAQSVVAEIRDPDGNKIYRKELAPDKHGIASFDFPFGNVLPLGEYNITVMCGKVSQQKTVVVKKYVLPKFAIEFQDVKDWYLIGDAVRGSIKCKYFFGKDVKGTVTITASVYAGEWISLPVYPSTGSLISGFFSFTTANISYAAGVPVNAYNSYLLLNATVIDEAGHMEVKSKVVTIGRKPIEVSVLSTTGMKDVATEIYVLARYPDGTPVEDAAVTLRRYYYSSTLDATTTDARGLAKLVFVSTQSAGMQFIYVEVKKGDLIGYAVFSVPENQIKVVPSKEKYRVGEEAKFKVFYRGSSMTNEVYYDVVASGFVISNGIAKLTGENAEFSLHISSDYAPYAQVRVYKIEANLSVVRDVAFISVESDKELKVGITSDKEIYLPRENASITFSVEHGVPVKAVLGVKIVDKSVYELEERFTGIDKLYFQLEKEFTTPAYMLAEYIFGNQTAEVTPVLATMTSTVRPDSVVNLADVNKENAATLKNSFLEVYFGILVVLGSAGFGGLLCYSYIKYPAFLEQEFLKVIGVIMLMVVLSGILYSMVMGMMSGPASSPADDWVYKGGGGRLGPPGPPSPAVENTASQGGGLYYTQSPGVKLVRQFFPETWYWNPLIETGENGSATVNLLVPDSITSWEVEAVASTSNCRIGVGWKNITVFQDFFVEPDIPVSLTRNDTISLRVMVYNYKNETLDVTVHLRQDSWFELYSNSTQILQIPANTVSSLYFEIRALKVGIHQLFVSAEGTNVWDAVLRDVEVVPDGKMVSEIINGRIENNASKEHVINFSAERIENSERLFAKLQTGIEAVVIDGAEEYIHFVSGCGEQSMSTLSIDVLAYRAAKKSLQSTEKQFEYEMIVTQGIQHELQYLVKAQNGIGRGIVWFPGDRDVHPWLTSWGLITFQDAISAGFTIDETIISDMQKWLLSQQKADGSFVFPEWGLYEYTHPTLRSKTVACTAYVTRALMYSGISVEDHRIQKALAYIAENVETHKDDAYTLAICTLTLAMGNWNQRFVINLADRIYELREVENDTVYWNSRSTLLSDDHPGFYRRISPRTIETTGYAVMALHGVGAHLDAISGGVKFLLENRQRHGYFSTQDTVVAFQALFTAGETKVKLLNVSLFVNGTKAFEAQYTLENADITYYVDMKQYVQDSVLIQIVTSGSGVLNYQIIKEEYLPFEEEEATAPLKLSVSYSTNNIHVNDMVLVSLIVNYTLDFPMKMLLIDFRAPAGFGFVESDFQNLTAAKKISRYEINGRLSYLYIQDLPPNAKISLTFRIIALYPLKALAHGTRAFDMYMPDLCAEAKPEMFEVS, via the coding sequence ATGGTGATTGAAATGGTCGGAAGGCGGAAAGGAAAGAGGTATGTGCTGAAGAAGAAGGTGGGCATTCTTCTGGCTGCTGTAGTCATAGGTACATTGGGACTTCTTGCAATAAACATTGATTCAATTTACCTCTCGACAAAGCCAAACTTGTTCGTCTGTTTTCCAGAGCGCCTGATTTCTGGCTATGAAAATTCGTTCATTGTGAAGGCACTTGCTCCTGATGGGAAACCACTTCCAAACAAGATGGTGGAGATAGAGATTAAAGGAGCAAGTGGCGAGAAAGTTCACTGGGCAGGCAAAACCGACAAAGATGGTGTTCTGATTCCCAAAATCTCACTTGCACAGATTTATGGTAAAGGAGAGCTTGTGGTGCAATCCGAGGGATATTCTATATCTAAGACAATTGTTGTGGATTCCAACATCAGAATCTTAATTACCACAGACAAACCAATATACAAGCCAGGCGATAAAATGTATGTGCGAGTTCTTGCGTTTAATGGGAATGTGCCCCTTGCTCAGTCCGTTGTGGCTGAAATCAGGGACCCAGATGGCAATAAAATCTACAGAAAGGAACTCGCACCTGATAAGCATGGCATAGCAAGTTTTGATTTTCCATTTGGTAATGTGCTTCCGCTTGGAGAGTATAACATTACTGTGATGTGTGGCAAGGTGTCACAGCAGAAAACAGTGGTGGTCAAGAAGTATGTGCTGCCTAAATTCGCAATTGAATTTCAGGATGTTAAGGACTGGTATCTAATAGGTGATGCAGTCAGGGGAAGCATAAAATGCAAATACTTTTTTGGGAAAGATGTGAAAGGCACAGTCACAATTACCGCAAGTGTTTATGCGGGTGAATGGATATCTTTACCAGTTTATCCTTCTACAGGGTCACTTATTTCTGGCTTCTTCTCTTTCACGACCGCAAACATCTCCTATGCTGCAGGAGTTCCAGTTAATGCCTACAATAGCTACTTGCTTTTGAATGCAACTGTTATCGATGAGGCAGGGCACATGGAGGTGAAGAGCAAGGTGGTCACCATAGGAAGGAAACCTATTGAGGTCTCTGTGCTCTCCACAACTGGAATGAAAGATGTAGCCACAGAAATTTATGTGCTAGCAAGATACCCGGATGGAACGCCTGTTGAAGATGCTGCAGTGACGCTCAGGAGATACTACTATTCTAGCACTCTTGATGCGACCACCACGGATGCTAGAGGACTGGCAAAACTTGTTTTTGTGTCTACTCAGTCAGCAGGCATGCAATTCATTTATGTTGAGGTGAAGAAGGGCGATCTCATTGGCTACGCAGTATTTAGTGTTCCTGAAAACCAAATAAAGGTTGTGCCTTCGAAGGAGAAGTACAGAGTGGGCGAAGAAGCAAAATTCAAGGTCTTTTACAGAGGCAGTTCTATGACAAATGAGGTTTACTATGATGTAGTTGCCTCTGGCTTTGTGATATCAAATGGAATTGCAAAGCTCACTGGAGAAAATGCAGAATTCTCACTTCACATTTCCAGCGATTATGCGCCCTATGCTCAGGTTAGGGTGTACAAGATTGAGGCAAACTTGAGTGTTGTCAGGGATGTGGCTTTTATTTCAGTTGAAAGTGATAAGGAATTGAAGGTGGGAATTACCTCTGATAAGGAAATTTATCTGCCAAGAGAGAATGCAAGCATCACATTTTCAGTGGAACATGGCGTGCCAGTAAAGGCAGTGCTCGGTGTGAAGATTGTGGATAAGTCAGTTTATGAACTTGAGGAAAGGTTTACAGGAATTGATAAACTCTATTTTCAGCTGGAGAAGGAATTTACCACACCTGCCTACATGCTTGCAGAATATATTTTTGGGAATCAAACAGCAGAAGTTACCCCTGTCCTAGCAACAATGACTAGCACAGTGCGTCCAGATAGTGTTGTAAATCTAGCTGATGTGAATAAGGAAAATGCAGCAACATTGAAAAATTCATTTCTTGAGGTGTATTTCGGAATTCTAGTAGTGCTTGGAAGTGCAGGGTTTGGGGGTTTACTTTGTTACAGTTACATTAAATATCCAGCTTTTTTGGAACAGGAGTTTCTCAAGGTCATCGGTGTAATAATGCTTATGGTTGTTCTATCTGGAATTCTCTACTCAATGGTAATGGGAATGATGAGTGGTCCTGCCAGTAGTCCTGCTGACGATTGGGTATATAAGGGAGGTGGTGGGAGACTAGGTCCTCCAGGTCCACCAAGTCCCGCAGTTGAAAACACAGCATCACAGGGCGGTGGACTCTACTACACTCAATCCCCGGGAGTAAAACTAGTTCGACAATTCTTCCCTGAAACATGGTACTGGAATCCTCTGATTGAGACAGGAGAAAATGGTTCTGCAACCGTAAATCTCCTGGTGCCTGATTCAATCACTTCCTGGGAGGTGGAGGCGGTTGCTTCTACATCCAATTGCAGAATTGGGGTTGGCTGGAAGAACATCACAGTCTTCCAGGACTTCTTCGTGGAGCCAGACATTCCTGTTTCCCTGACAAGAAACGACACAATCTCGCTCAGAGTGATGGTTTACAATTACAAGAATGAGACGCTGGATGTTACAGTGCATCTTAGACAGGATAGCTGGTTTGAACTTTACTCCAATTCCACGCAAATCCTCCAGATTCCTGCGAACACTGTCTCTTCGCTTTACTTTGAAATCCGGGCACTGAAAGTGGGCATCCACCAGCTCTTTGTTTCAGCTGAAGGAACCAATGTATGGGATGCAGTGCTGCGAGATGTAGAGGTTGTGCCTGATGGAAAAATGGTTTCGGAGATTATCAACGGAAGAATCGAAAACAATGCGAGCAAGGAGCATGTGATAAATTTCTCAGCAGAGAGAATTGAAAACAGCGAGCGGTTGTTTGCGAAACTCCAGACAGGGATAGAGGCAGTGGTAATAGATGGTGCAGAGGAATACATTCATTTTGTGAGCGGTTGCGGAGAACAGTCAATGTCCACCCTCTCCATTGATGTCCTTGCTTACAGGGCTGCAAAGAAATCCCTGCAAAGCACTGAGAAACAGTTTGAATATGAAATGATTGTAACCCAGGGCATTCAGCACGAACTTCAGTATCTTGTGAAGGCACAGAATGGAATTGGCAGAGGAATTGTCTGGTTCCCTGGTGATAGAGATGTGCATCCCTGGCTGACTTCATGGGGGCTGATTACATTCCAGGATGCAATCAGTGCGGGTTTCACGATTGACGAGACCATTATTTCAGACATGCAGAAATGGCTATTGTCCCAGCAGAAAGCAGATGGTTCATTTGTCTTTCCAGAATGGGGGTTATACGAATATACTCATCCAACCCTTAGATCCAAAACTGTGGCTTGCACTGCTTATGTGACGAGAGCATTGATGTATTCAGGAATTTCTGTAGAAGACCATAGAATTCAGAAAGCCCTTGCCTACATTGCGGAAAATGTTGAAACTCACAAGGATGATGCCTACACACTTGCCATTTGCACGCTCACACTTGCCATGGGCAACTGGAATCAGAGGTTTGTTATCAACCTTGCTGACAGAATTTATGAGCTGAGAGAAGTGGAGAACGACACAGTGTACTGGAACTCCAGGAGCACATTGCTTTCAGACGATCATCCAGGTTTTTATCGGAGAATTTCGCCGAGAACAATAGAGACGACTGGCTATGCGGTAATGGCACTCCATGGTGTAGGAGCGCACCTAGATGCAATTTCAGGTGGAGTGAAATTCCTGCTTGAGAACAGACAAAGGCATGGTTATTTCTCTACCCAGGATACTGTGGTCGCGTTCCAGGCGTTGTTTACTGCCGGAGAAACAAAGGTCAAATTACTAAATGTGAGCTTGTTTGTGAACGGAACCAAAGCGTTCGAAGCTCAGTACACACTTGAAAATGCAGACATCACTTATTATGTTGACATGAAACAGTATGTGCAGGACTCCGTGCTTATACAGATTGTCACATCTGGCAGTGGGGTGCTGAACTACCAGATAATCAAGGAGGAATACCTTCCATTTGAAGAAGAGGAGGCGACTGCTCCGCTCAAGCTTTCAGTAAGCTACAGCACGAACAACATCCATGTGAATGACATGGTGCTCGTGAGTTTGATTGTGAATTACACGCTGGATTTTCCGATGAAGATGCTGCTCATTGACTTTCGTGCTCCTGCTGGATTCGGATTCGTTGAGAGCGACTTCCAGAACCTCACAGCCGCAAAAAAAATCAGCAGATATGAGATAAACGGACGGCTTTCCTACCTCTACATTCAGGATTTACCACCCAACGCAAAAATCTCGCTCACATTCAGAATAATTGCTCTCTATCCCCTGAAAGCATTGGCACATGGAACCAGGGCCTTTGACATGTATATGCCAGACCTTTGTGCAGAGGCAAAACCAGAGATGTTTGAAGTAAGTTAG
- a CDS encoding PIN domain-containing protein produces MKPLLILDTSMLFAPFNYSFNLDAAVQDFIGSVEIVVPSSVIKELEGLAKTEALARTVLQFARKYSVVEVEQRGDRGVIECAEKFKDREVYVATMDSKLGDKIVKKGRRVVFLREGQRLAIRER; encoded by the coding sequence ATGAAACCATTGCTCATTCTGGATACTAGCATGCTTTTTGCACCATTCAATTACTCTTTTAACCTGGATGCCGCAGTGCAGGATTTCATTGGCAGTGTTGAGATTGTGGTTCCCTCCTCTGTGATAAAAGAACTTGAGGGACTTGCGAAAACTGAGGCATTGGCAAGAACTGTGCTGCAATTTGCAAGGAAGTACAGCGTGGTTGAGGTGGAACAGAGAGGTGATAGAGGAGTTATTGAGTGTGCTGAAAAATTCAAGGATAGAGAGGTCTATGTTGCCACTATGGATTCGAAGCTGGGAGATAAAATTGTGAAAAAAGGTCGTAGGGTGGTTTTTCTCAGAGAAGGGCAGAGGCTTGCAATTAGGGAGCGATAG
- a CDS encoding DUF835 domain-containing protein: MGTAYYIYAAIYLSITLALLYVAHRGYWSNPKRRENKYFLFLCLAGVIWGFAETAYWLCDDVKLLIAIIHLDYVGAIMTGPVFFLLANAVPIWRPILNKKWVIYLISGIILFFEVICLTNPFTHIYISSFYEFENFPGKYGSNWTVFWWGYAAVEYTFFIAGFISLALSIKQARTKIEKSQARILVLAVVIPFIGNAFELTTRMLPDPTTIFMSITAMLFGYALTKYKLMAIAPVVERKDGIPEKLPISIDRGLNYLVLDDHTNSSYFALRLLSTEKPGLCVTGKAPDVVRTAFKIEKLPIIWITEVETEEQSANPARLDFEITQSIINFMRENPGASVLIDDIEYLTIKCGFDAVTNFLKDIADVASTTSSTFIVQIRPSFYDDEKRRILTSMFDRKLTLPEIYPVGKGVERTVLHYRDEKTLEKIATEIPETDKVLVITRTHPKKIERHFKNAEYYWITDLDISNVKTIRPEAVETDFILAIKNAIRDGVKHVVIDGCDVVKIKISLDKYISFIKDITDLAHKYGVKLYCVVEVSDDKENVVICSRFDRVVK; encoded by the coding sequence ATGGGGACTGCTTATTACATTTATGCAGCTATCTATCTTTCAATCACATTAGCACTACTGTATGTGGCGCACCGCGGCTATTGGTCGAATCCAAAAAGAAGAGAAAACAAGTATTTTCTGTTCTTGTGTCTTGCGGGTGTGATTTGGGGCTTTGCGGAAACAGCATACTGGCTCTGCGATGATGTTAAACTCCTGATTGCCATTATCCACTTGGACTATGTTGGGGCGATAATGACTGGACCTGTTTTCTTCCTCCTTGCGAATGCTGTACCTATCTGGCGGCCTATCCTCAACAAAAAGTGGGTAATTTATCTGATTTCAGGGATTATTCTTTTCTTTGAGGTTATTTGCTTAACCAACCCGTTTACCCATATTTACATTTCCAGTTTTTATGAATTTGAGAATTTTCCTGGCAAGTATGGTTCAAACTGGACCGTATTTTGGTGGGGATACGCTGCAGTGGAATACACCTTTTTTATTGCTGGCTTCATTTCACTCGCACTCTCAATCAAACAGGCAAGGACAAAGATTGAGAAAAGCCAGGCAAGGATTCTCGTTCTTGCGGTAGTTATACCGTTTATAGGAAACGCATTTGAGTTGACAACAAGAATGCTCCCAGACCCAACTACAATTTTCATGAGTATCACGGCAATGCTGTTTGGCTATGCACTTACAAAGTACAAACTCATGGCAATAGCACCAGTAGTTGAGCGAAAGGATGGAATTCCAGAGAAATTACCAATCTCAATAGATCGAGGTTTAAACTATCTAGTGCTTGACGATCACACGAATTCCAGTTATTTTGCACTTAGGTTGCTTTCCACTGAAAAACCAGGTCTCTGTGTGACTGGTAAAGCGCCAGATGTAGTTCGAACTGCGTTCAAAATCGAGAAACTGCCAATTATATGGATTACAGAGGTGGAAACAGAGGAGCAGTCAGCAAATCCAGCTAGACTTGATTTTGAGATCACACAAAGCATAATTAACTTTATGCGAGAAAATCCAGGGGCTTCAGTTTTAATAGATGACATAGAGTATCTTACAATCAAATGTGGTTTTGACGCTGTTACTAACTTTCTGAAAGACATTGCGGATGTGGCTTCCACCACAAGCTCTACATTCATAGTCCAAATTCGCCCCTCATTTTACGATGATGAAAAGCGAAGAATTCTCACATCAATGTTTGATAGAAAGCTAACCCTGCCAGAAATCTATCCTGTTGGTAAGGGTGTGGAGAGAACTGTGCTGCATTACAGGGACGAGAAGACATTGGAAAAGATTGCCACAGAAATTCCAGAGACAGACAAAGTGCTAGTTATCACGAGAACACACCCTAAGAAAATTGAAAGACACTTCAAAAATGCGGAGTATTACTGGATTACAGACCTTGATATAAGCAATGTGAAGACGATAAGGCCAGAAGCAGTTGAAACGGACTTCATACTTGCTATAAAGAATGCAATCAGAGATGGCGTGAAACATGTTGTGATTGATGGCTGTGATGTAGTGAAAATCAAAATCTCATTGGATAAGTACATTAGTTTTATCAAAGACATCACTGATCTAGCTCACAAGTACGGAGTTAAGCTCTACTGTGTGGTTGAGGTAAGTGATGATAAAGAGAATGTGGTGATTTGCAGCAGATTTGATAGAGTAGTAAAGTGA
- a CDS encoding CBS domain-containing protein: MGKLFKDEKVSEHYQKLIKEPHYVKLGSSLDAVADVFLKELRLRTVFVVNNKMEVVGAVMLSTILKHVAYRAGVRGKGIVSAIRFLREVLSEKVDEVMLPVETITPDDTIEKALMIVVEKGILDIPVVDKNGKLIGELNGIEILAEGRRLL; the protein is encoded by the coding sequence ATGGGCAAGTTGTTTAAAGATGAGAAGGTGAGCGAGCATTACCAGAAGCTGATTAAGGAACCACATTATGTGAAACTCGGAAGTTCTTTGGATGCTGTGGCAGATGTATTCCTGAAAGAATTGAGGTTAAGAACAGTGTTCGTGGTCAACAACAAAATGGAAGTAGTGGGTGCGGTGATGCTCAGCACAATTCTGAAGCATGTTGCCTATCGTGCTGGTGTGCGTGGCAAAGGGATAGTTTCTGCGATACGGTTTCTGAGGGAAGTTTTGAGTGAGAAAGTGGATGAAGTCATGCTGCCAGTGGAAACCATAACTCCAGATGACACTATTGAGAAAGCACTGATGATTGTTGTTGAGAAGGGCATTCTGGACATCCCAGTCGTGGATAAAAATGGGAAGTTGATTGGAGAACTCAATGGAATTGAGATTCTTGCAGAGGGTAGAAGATTGCTTTAA
- the pdxT gene encoding pyridoxal 5'-phosphate synthase glutaminase subunit PdxT has product MKIGVLGIQGAVSEHVEITWKAMEELKIKGEVLVVKRLEHLEGLDGLIIPGGESTTISSMLKRTGLFEEVRKKAIAGMGIMGTCAGAIMLAKKVNEGNVETLALMDIAVSRNAYGRQVDSFEADVEIAGFDRKFRAIFIRAPIITEAWGDAKVLATDGKNIIMVEQGNHLALTFHPELTGDTRIHGRFLNTLIKKS; this is encoded by the coding sequence ATGAAGATTGGTGTGCTTGGCATTCAGGGGGCTGTTTCTGAGCATGTGGAAATTACATGGAAAGCAATGGAAGAACTGAAAATCAAGGGAGAGGTACTCGTGGTCAAGCGTCTGGAACATCTAGAAGGATTGGACGGGCTGATAATTCCGGGCGGAGAGAGCACCACAATCTCTTCAATGCTCAAACGCACTGGGCTTTTTGAGGAAGTGCGGAAAAAAGCAATTGCTGGCATGGGTATCATGGGCACCTGTGCGGGGGCAATAATGCTTGCGAAGAAAGTAAATGAGGGAAATGTGGAAACACTGGCTTTGATGGACATTGCAGTCAGCAGGAACGCCTATGGCAGGCAGGTGGATTCGTTCGAGGCAGATGTAGAGATTGCTGGCTTCGACAGAAAATTCCGTGCAATTTTCATACGGGCTCCTATAATCACAGAGGCATGGGGTGATGCAAAAGTTCTGGCAACGGATGGAAAAAACATAATCATGGTAGAGCAGGGAAATCACCTGGCTCTCACATTCCACCCTGAACTGACTGGAGATACGAGGATACATGGGAGGTTTTTGAATACGCTCATAAAAAAATCCTAG
- the cas6 gene encoding CRISPR-associated endoribonuclease Cas6 — protein MRFRGGKLRVLLRLKATKSQEIRNESHKNQGFVYDLIRQSGFPDLHGKYGYKFFCFSGIFPQKSVEPGEIRHFIISSPSKELMKGIGDCLREAEEINIGEMQFQLSDFSVFEVKLSEKPCVRCETPVIVRIPESLYEKYGIPMEERKRRYVYWRPKYPFEAFLKQVSENLIKKYNDFYGTEIQNYDLFEQFVFKKQVNLRYVVEGRSYGAAGSLWEFHWSHMDAVQRKIIEFGLDAGFGERNSFGFGFVNGR, from the coding sequence TTGAGATTTAGAGGTGGGAAACTGAGGGTCCTTTTGAGGTTGAAGGCGACAAAATCCCAGGAGATTAGGAATGAGAGTCATAAAAACCAGGGTTTTGTTTACGACCTGATAAGACAGAGTGGTTTTCCAGATTTGCATGGAAAATATGGGTACAAGTTTTTCTGCTTTTCTGGAATCTTTCCGCAGAAGAGCGTAGAGCCAGGTGAGATAAGGCATTTCATAATTTCTTCGCCAAGCAAGGAATTGATGAAGGGAATCGGGGATTGCTTGAGAGAAGCCGAGGAGATAAACATAGGAGAGATGCAGTTCCAGCTCTCTGATTTTTCTGTGTTTGAAGTCAAGCTTAGCGAAAAACCTTGTGTGCGGTGCGAGACACCAGTTATTGTGCGAATTCCAGAGTCGCTTTATGAAAAATACGGAATTCCAATGGAGGAGAGAAAGCGAAGGTATGTTTACTGGCGTCCCAAGTATCCATTTGAGGCATTTCTGAAGCAGGTGAGTGAGAACTTGATAAAGAAGTACAACGATTTCTATGGCACTGAGATTCAGAATTATGACTTGTTCGAGCAGTTTGTGTTTAAAAAGCAGGTGAACCTGCGGTATGTGGTGGAGGGCAGAAGTTATGGTGCTGCAGGCAGTTTATGGGAGTTTCACTGGAGCCACATGGATGCTGTGCAGCGAAAAATAATTGAGTTCGGACTCGATGCTGGCTTCGGAGAGAGGAACAGTTTTGGGTTTGGATTTGTGAATGGAAGGTGA